The following proteins are encoded in a genomic region of Periophthalmus magnuspinnatus isolate fPerMag1 chromosome 23, fPerMag1.2.pri, whole genome shotgun sequence:
- the clip1b gene encoding CAP-Gly domain-containing linker protein 1 isoform X1, which translates to MEKQEGTCATGKPSGLKPPSKIARPSGVPTRTSPSSGTSKPVPSEKSPVGVTSPSQDATVDFQIGERVWVNGNKPGHVRFIGEAQFAPGQWAGIELDEPIGKNNGSVAEVVYFKCEDGRGIFTRPSKLSRTAVPEKVANGGEASPAQGSGRSAPNEPAPSAATSTAQGSGIKTSSALARKLVSSESVSNLSDADSIKKNKRELRLGDRVLVGGTKAGVVRFLGETDFAKGEWCGVELDEPLGKNDGAVAGTRYFQCMPRYGLFAPVHKVTRIGFPCTTPTKTKSSRRRSGIMRSPSASSISSLSSATSSISGKPSRAGLLTETSARYARKISGTTALQEALKEKQQHIEQLLVERDLERCEVAKATSHAGEVQQELVLLRKCRDQYAIDMEAKLDQLRSLVEAADREKVELLNQLEEEKRKVEDLQFRVEEACITKGDLETQTRLEHAHIKDLEQSLLFEKTKAEKLQRDLEDARVATVSERSRIMELEREVSDLQLRLRAVQQQEDTVSLSQQQISSLKTQAQAQEKKISELSVDLESKQKELQSALQYKSSLEQQLTSMRKEAELHTEENRKKMQELEHNVNQTNKNYQSLKEESQHRESELKVQLTQANEETEKCALSLVELTAENKALQTQLESLKQQNAKYKEELSLSRERSNSENQHIGALCKEIEELKVASHSQLCEDHNSQEPGRETGLMDKDRELESLRNEIAVLRGESAVAKTLQRAVETLERDKAELQSRVQSLEHRLKGKQVPKGEDQDDPAGDRAFQQLREEKEFAEGQINFLNSVIVDLQRKNEELKIKLKKLALSEFNGNDEAEGFDAASKREKKSTPRLFCDICDCFDLHDTEDCPTQAQSPDSVPHTTYHGNPAEERPYCDICEAFGHATQSCNDDQTF; encoded by the exons ATGGAAAAGCAGGAAGGAACATGTGCCACTGGGAAACCCAGTGGGCTCAAACCTCCGAGTAAAATAGCACGTCCATCTGGGGTACCAACAAGGACATCCCCATCCTCTG GTACATCAAAGCCAGTTCCCTCTGAGAAGTCCCCTGTTGGTGTTACGTCTCCATCCCAAGATGCCACTGTAGATTTTCAGATTGGGGAGAGGGTCTGGGTCAATGGAAACAAACCTGGTCATGTACGGTTTATTGGAGAAGCACAATTTGCCCCTGGTCAGTGGGCAGGTATTGAGTTGGATGAGCCAATTGGGAAGAACAATGGTTCTGTGGCAGAGGTTGTGTATTTTAAGTGTGAAGATGGTCGAGGGATATTTACTCGACCATCAAAGTTATCTAGGACCGCTGTCCCAGAAAAGGTGGCCAATGGGGGTGAGGCCAGCCCAGCACAAGGCTCTGGACGCTCTGCACCAAATGAACCTGCACCCTCTGCTGCTACCTCAACTG CTCAGGGGTCTGGCATCAAGACGAGCAGTGCACTTGCCCGAAAGCTTGTATCCAGCGAGTCTGTTTCTAACCTGTCAGATGCAGACTCCATAAAGAAGAACAAACGGGAGTTGAGACTAGGAGACCGTgtgctg gtAGGTGGGACAAAGGCCGGTGTAGTGAGGTTTCTTGGTGAGACAGACTTTGCCAAAGGAGAGTGGTGTGGAGTCGAACTTGATGAACCACTTGGCAAAAATGATGGAGCTGTGGCAGGGACCAg GTATTTCCAGTGCATGCCTCGGTATGGTTTGTTTGCCCCGGTCCACAAGGTAACACGTATTGGATTTCCCTGCACAACTCCCACAAAGACAAAGAGCTCACGGCGCAGGTCCGGTATCATGAGGAGTCCCAGTGCCTCCTCCATCAGTTCTCTAAGCTCTGCCACTTCCTCGATCAGTGGAAAGCCGAGCAGAGCAGGACTG TTGACAGAGACATCAGCACGTTATGCACGCAAGATTTCGGGTACCACAGCATTGCAGGAAGCTCTGAAGGAGAAGCAGCAGCACATTGAGCAGCTTTTAGTCGAGCGAGATCTGGAAAGATGTGAAGTTGCAAAGGCCACAAGCCACGCAGGAGAGGTGCAACAAGAACTGGTTCTGCTGAGGAAATGCCGAGACCAG tATGCCATAGATATGGAGGCAAAACTGGATCAGCTGCGTTCATTGGTTGAAGCTGCGGATCGAGAGAAAGTGGAACTGCTAAATCAGCTTGAAGAAGAGAAAAG GAAAGTTGAGGATTTGCAATTTCGAGTTGAAGAGGCATGCATTACCAAAGGGGACCTGGAG ACGCAGACGAGGCTGGAGCATGCCCACATAAAGGACCTAGAGCAGAGTCTGCTTTTTGAAAAGACCAAAGCTGAAAAACTCCAGAGGGATTTAGAGGATGCTAGG GTGGCCACTGTGTCGGAGCGATCGCGCATCATGGAGCTGGAGCGAGAGGTTTCCGATCTTCAGCTCCGGCTCAGAGCGGTCCAGCAGCAAGAGGACACCGTGTCACTCTCTCAGCAACAGATCAGCAGCCTTAAAACACAGGCACAAGCCCAGGAGAAAAAG ATCAGCGAACTGAGTGTGGATTTGGAGAGCAAACAGAAGGAGCTTCAGTCTGCGCTGCAATATAAGAGTTCACTAGAGCAGCAGTTAACCAGCATG AGAAAAGAGGCTGAGCTGCATACAGAAGAAAATAGGAAAAAGATGCAAG AGCTAGAGCACAATGTTAAtcagacaaataaaaactatCAATCCCTGAAAGAGGAGAGCCAGCATAGAGAGAGTGAGCTTAAGGTCCAGCTGACACAG gCAAATGAGGAAACAGAAAAGTGCGCACTTTCTCTTGTGGAGCTTACTGCTGAGAATAAGGCACTACAAACACAG CTTGAGTCTTTGAAGCAACAGAATGCTAAATACAAGGAGGAACTTTCGTTATCAAGGGAGCGGAGCAACTCTGAAAACCAGCACATTGGAGCGCTCTGCAAGGAAAT TGAGGAGCTGAAGGTGGCTTCCCACAGTCAG CTTTGTGAGGATCACAACAGCCAAGAGCCGGGCAGAGAGACTGGTTTAATGGATAAAGACAGAGAACTGGAATCTCTAAGAAATGAG ATCGCAGTGCTGCGGGGGGAGAGTGCAGTGGCAAAGACTCTACAAAGGGCAGTGGAGACACTGGAGAGGGATAAGGCCGAGCTCCAGAGCCGGGTTCAAAGTTTAGAGCATAGGCTCAAGGGAAAACAGGTCCCGAAAGGTGAAGACCAGGACGACCCTGCAG GTGATAGAGCTTTTCAGCAgctgagagaggagaaggagttTGCGGAGGGACAG ATCAATTTCCTCAACAGTGTCATCGTTGACCTTCAGCGGAAAAATGAGGAGTTGAAGATTAAGCTGAAGAAGCTGGCTTTGTCCGAATTTAATGGAAATGACGAGGCAGAGGG ATTTGATGCCGCTTCAAAGCGTGAGAAGAAGTCAACGCCACGCCTCTTCTGTGACATCTGCGACTGTTTCGACCTCCATGACACAGAGGACTGTCCCACTCAGGCCCAGAGCCCCGACTCTGTGCCACACACCACGTACCACGGTAATCCAGCTGAGGAGAGGCCCTACTGTGACATCTGTGAGGCTTTTGGACACGCAACCCAGTCCTGCAATGATGACCAAACCTTCTGA
- the denr gene encoding density-regulated protein isoform X1 — translation MATTEIELGSSDNKSEQGPSDSESKYPLKVLYCGVCSLPTEYCEYMPEPAKCRQWLEKNFPDVFARMTVGSAANTPKQEPGTGDSPPVAEEEEKKKQKRGGRGQIKQKKKTVPQKVTIARIPRAKKKYVTRVCGLGTFDIDLKEAQRFFAQKFSCGASVTAEDEIIIQGDFTDDIIDVIQEKWPEVDDDSIDDLGEVKK, via the exons ATGGCTACTACTGAGATAGAATTGGGTTCTTCGGATAATAAATCTGAGCAAGGGCCATCAGACTCGGAGTCAAAGTACCCActtaaagtgctttactgtgGAG TGTGCTCACTGCCTACAGAG TACTGTGAGTATATGCCTGAGCCAGCAAAATGTAGACAGTGGCTTGAGAAAAACTTTCCAGATGTATTTGCCAGGATGACAGTTGGT TCAGCAGCAAATACCCCCAAGCAGGAACCGGGAACTGGAGATTCACCCCCGgtagctgaggaggaggagaaaaagaagcaaaaaagaG GTGGAAGAGGacagattaaacaaaaaaagaaaactgtacCTCAGAAAGTTACAATAGCTAGGATTCCTAGAGCTAAAAAGAAATATGTCACACGGGTTTGTGGATTGGGGACATTTG ACATTGACCTAAAGGAGGCGCAACGATTCTTTGCCCAGAAATTTTCTTGTGGTGCCTCAGTTACAGCAGAGGATGAAATTATAATTCAGGGAGATTTTACTGATGACATAATTGATGTCATTCAGGAGAAGTGGCCTGAG GTGGATGACGATAGCATTGATGATCTGGGTGAAGTAAAAAAGTGA
- the LOC117392042 gene encoding hydroxycarboxylic acid receptor 3-like, giving the protein MLLCFADRMMNHSQFEKCCAFEAPILDQVLPPVLILEFMVGLFGNVVALWMFIFHMDTWRPNSVYLTHLAVADSIVLFCLPFRADYYRRGKNWLYGDVLCRILLFLLAANRAAGIFFLTAVAVDRYFKIVHPLNPINRMGLGYALWVSLGLWALIFLATGYLLADEHFFYNSNHTQCESFNICMGFSPISTWHNAFYVVQFFLPAAIVAFCTIRITWQLRNRTIDKQGKIKRAVQFVMAVAFIFITCFFPSTISRIAVWVLRMWYDECVHFKEANLAFYTSVCFTYFNSVLNPVVYYFSTPAFSGTFKKVLYKVLGKKEVKNEVNSVEMNVSTRM; this is encoded by the coding sequence ATGCTATTGTGCTTTGCAGATCGAATGATGAATcattcacagtttgaaaagtGCTGTGCTTTTGAAGCCCCTATTTTGGATCAAGTTCTTCCTCCTGTACTTATACTGGAGTTCATGGTTGGGCTTtttggaaatgttgttgctttgtggATGTTCATCTTTCACATGGACACCTGGAGGCCCAACTCTGTGTACCTGACTCATCTGGCTGTGGCTGACTCTATCGTCCTCTTCTGCCTGCCTTTTAGAGCTGACTATTACAGACGAGGGAAGAACTGGCTTTATGGGGATGTCCTGTGTCGTATTCTGCTCTTTTTGTTGGCTGCAAATCGAGCTGCAGGAATCTTCTTCCTCACGGCTGTGGCTGTTGATCGTTACTTCAAAATTGTCCACCCACTGAATCCAATTAACCGAATGGGCTTGGGCTATGCTCTCTGGGTTTCTCTTGGTTTGTGGGCATTGATATTTCTGGCTACTGGATATCTTCTTGCTGACGAGCACTTCTTTTACAATAGCAATCATACACAATGTGAAAGTTTTAATATTTGCATGGGTTTCAGTCCCATTTCTACCTGGCACAATGCATTTTATGTCGTTCAGTTTTTCTTGCCTGCTGCAATTGTTGCCTTCTGCACAATTAGAATAACTTGGCAACTAAGAAACAGGACTATTGACAAACAGGGAAAAATCAAGCGGGCCGTTCAGTTTGTCATGGCTGtggcttttatttttataacttgtttttttcccagCACAATATCACGAATTGCTGTTTGGGTCCTTAGAATGTGGTATGATGAGTGTGTACATTTTAAAGAAGCCAATTTAGCATTTTACACATCTGTATGTTTCACATATTTTAATAGTGTCCTCAACCCTGTTGTATACTACTTCTCTACACCAGCCTTTAGTGGTACTTTCAAAAAGGTTTTGTACAAAGTGCTGGGAAAGAAAGAAGTCAAAAATGAAGTCAACTCAGTTGAAATGAATGTCTCCACCAGGATGTAa
- the clip1b gene encoding CAP-Gly domain-containing linker protein 1 isoform X2: MEKQEGTCATGKPSGLKPPSKIARPSGVPTRTSPSSGTSKPVPSEKSPVGVTSPSQDATVDFQIGERVWVNGNKPGHVRFIGEAQFAPGQWAGIELDEPIGKNNGSVAEVVYFKCEDGRGIFTRPSKLSRTAVPEKVANGGEASPAQGSGRSAPNEPAPSAATSTAQGSGIKTSSALARKLVSSESVSNLSDADSIKKNKRELRLGDRVLVGGTKAGVVRFLGETDFAKGEWCGVELDEPLGKNDGAVAGTRYFQCMPRYGLFAPVHKVTRIGFPCTTPTKTKSSRRRSGIMRSPSASSISSLSSATSSISGKPSRAGLLTETSARYARKISGTTALQEALKEKQQHIEQLLVERDLERCEVAKATSHAGEVQQELVLLRKCRDQYAIDMEAKLDQLRSLVEAADREKVELLNQLEEEKRKVEDLQFRVEEACITKGDLEVATVSERSRIMELEREVSDLQLRLRAVQQQEDTVSLSQQQISSLKTQAQAQEKKISELSVDLESKQKELQSALQYKSSLEQQLTSMRKEAELHTEENRKKMQELEHNVNQTNKNYQSLKEESQHRESELKVQLTQANEETEKCALSLVELTAENKALQTQLESLKQQNAKYKEELSLSRERSNSENQHIGALCKEIEELKVASHSQLCEDHNSQEPGRETGLMDKDRELESLRNEIAVLRGESAVAKTLQRAVETLERDKAELQSRVQSLEHRLKGKQVPKGEDQDDPAGDRAFQQLREEKEFAEGQINFLNSVIVDLQRKNEELKIKLKKLALSEFNGNDEAEGFDAASKREKKSTPRLFCDICDCFDLHDTEDCPTQAQSPDSVPHTTYHGNPAEERPYCDICEAFGHATQSCNDDQTF; this comes from the exons ATGGAAAAGCAGGAAGGAACATGTGCCACTGGGAAACCCAGTGGGCTCAAACCTCCGAGTAAAATAGCACGTCCATCTGGGGTACCAACAAGGACATCCCCATCCTCTG GTACATCAAAGCCAGTTCCCTCTGAGAAGTCCCCTGTTGGTGTTACGTCTCCATCCCAAGATGCCACTGTAGATTTTCAGATTGGGGAGAGGGTCTGGGTCAATGGAAACAAACCTGGTCATGTACGGTTTATTGGAGAAGCACAATTTGCCCCTGGTCAGTGGGCAGGTATTGAGTTGGATGAGCCAATTGGGAAGAACAATGGTTCTGTGGCAGAGGTTGTGTATTTTAAGTGTGAAGATGGTCGAGGGATATTTACTCGACCATCAAAGTTATCTAGGACCGCTGTCCCAGAAAAGGTGGCCAATGGGGGTGAGGCCAGCCCAGCACAAGGCTCTGGACGCTCTGCACCAAATGAACCTGCACCCTCTGCTGCTACCTCAACTG CTCAGGGGTCTGGCATCAAGACGAGCAGTGCACTTGCCCGAAAGCTTGTATCCAGCGAGTCTGTTTCTAACCTGTCAGATGCAGACTCCATAAAGAAGAACAAACGGGAGTTGAGACTAGGAGACCGTgtgctg gtAGGTGGGACAAAGGCCGGTGTAGTGAGGTTTCTTGGTGAGACAGACTTTGCCAAAGGAGAGTGGTGTGGAGTCGAACTTGATGAACCACTTGGCAAAAATGATGGAGCTGTGGCAGGGACCAg GTATTTCCAGTGCATGCCTCGGTATGGTTTGTTTGCCCCGGTCCACAAGGTAACACGTATTGGATTTCCCTGCACAACTCCCACAAAGACAAAGAGCTCACGGCGCAGGTCCGGTATCATGAGGAGTCCCAGTGCCTCCTCCATCAGTTCTCTAAGCTCTGCCACTTCCTCGATCAGTGGAAAGCCGAGCAGAGCAGGACTG TTGACAGAGACATCAGCACGTTATGCACGCAAGATTTCGGGTACCACAGCATTGCAGGAAGCTCTGAAGGAGAAGCAGCAGCACATTGAGCAGCTTTTAGTCGAGCGAGATCTGGAAAGATGTGAAGTTGCAAAGGCCACAAGCCACGCAGGAGAGGTGCAACAAGAACTGGTTCTGCTGAGGAAATGCCGAGACCAG tATGCCATAGATATGGAGGCAAAACTGGATCAGCTGCGTTCATTGGTTGAAGCTGCGGATCGAGAGAAAGTGGAACTGCTAAATCAGCTTGAAGAAGAGAAAAG GAAAGTTGAGGATTTGCAATTTCGAGTTGAAGAGGCATGCATTACCAAAGGGGACCTGGAG GTGGCCACTGTGTCGGAGCGATCGCGCATCATGGAGCTGGAGCGAGAGGTTTCCGATCTTCAGCTCCGGCTCAGAGCGGTCCAGCAGCAAGAGGACACCGTGTCACTCTCTCAGCAACAGATCAGCAGCCTTAAAACACAGGCACAAGCCCAGGAGAAAAAG ATCAGCGAACTGAGTGTGGATTTGGAGAGCAAACAGAAGGAGCTTCAGTCTGCGCTGCAATATAAGAGTTCACTAGAGCAGCAGTTAACCAGCATG AGAAAAGAGGCTGAGCTGCATACAGAAGAAAATAGGAAAAAGATGCAAG AGCTAGAGCACAATGTTAAtcagacaaataaaaactatCAATCCCTGAAAGAGGAGAGCCAGCATAGAGAGAGTGAGCTTAAGGTCCAGCTGACACAG gCAAATGAGGAAACAGAAAAGTGCGCACTTTCTCTTGTGGAGCTTACTGCTGAGAATAAGGCACTACAAACACAG CTTGAGTCTTTGAAGCAACAGAATGCTAAATACAAGGAGGAACTTTCGTTATCAAGGGAGCGGAGCAACTCTGAAAACCAGCACATTGGAGCGCTCTGCAAGGAAAT TGAGGAGCTGAAGGTGGCTTCCCACAGTCAG CTTTGTGAGGATCACAACAGCCAAGAGCCGGGCAGAGAGACTGGTTTAATGGATAAAGACAGAGAACTGGAATCTCTAAGAAATGAG ATCGCAGTGCTGCGGGGGGAGAGTGCAGTGGCAAAGACTCTACAAAGGGCAGTGGAGACACTGGAGAGGGATAAGGCCGAGCTCCAGAGCCGGGTTCAAAGTTTAGAGCATAGGCTCAAGGGAAAACAGGTCCCGAAAGGTGAAGACCAGGACGACCCTGCAG GTGATAGAGCTTTTCAGCAgctgagagaggagaaggagttTGCGGAGGGACAG ATCAATTTCCTCAACAGTGTCATCGTTGACCTTCAGCGGAAAAATGAGGAGTTGAAGATTAAGCTGAAGAAGCTGGCTTTGTCCGAATTTAATGGAAATGACGAGGCAGAGGG ATTTGATGCCGCTTCAAAGCGTGAGAAGAAGTCAACGCCACGCCTCTTCTGTGACATCTGCGACTGTTTCGACCTCCATGACACAGAGGACTGTCCCACTCAGGCCCAGAGCCCCGACTCTGTGCCACACACCACGTACCACGGTAATCCAGCTGAGGAGAGGCCCTACTGTGACATCTGTGAGGCTTTTGGACACGCAACCCAGTCCTGCAATGATGACCAAACCTTCTGA
- the denr gene encoding density-regulated protein isoform X2, translated as MATTEIELGSSDNKSEQGPSDSESKYPLKVLYCGVCSLPTEYCEYMPEPAKCRQWLEKNFPDVFARMTVAANTPKQEPGTGDSPPVAEEEEKKKQKRGGRGQIKQKKKTVPQKVTIARIPRAKKKYVTRVCGLGTFDIDLKEAQRFFAQKFSCGASVTAEDEIIIQGDFTDDIIDVIQEKWPEVDDDSIDDLGEVKK; from the exons ATGGCTACTACTGAGATAGAATTGGGTTCTTCGGATAATAAATCTGAGCAAGGGCCATCAGACTCGGAGTCAAAGTACCCActtaaagtgctttactgtgGAG TGTGCTCACTGCCTACAGAG TACTGTGAGTATATGCCTGAGCCAGCAAAATGTAGACAGTGGCTTGAGAAAAACTTTCCAGATGTATTTGCCAGGATGACAGTTG CAGCAAATACCCCCAAGCAGGAACCGGGAACTGGAGATTCACCCCCGgtagctgaggaggaggagaaaaagaagcaaaaaagaG GTGGAAGAGGacagattaaacaaaaaaagaaaactgtacCTCAGAAAGTTACAATAGCTAGGATTCCTAGAGCTAAAAAGAAATATGTCACACGGGTTTGTGGATTGGGGACATTTG ACATTGACCTAAAGGAGGCGCAACGATTCTTTGCCCAGAAATTTTCTTGTGGTGCCTCAGTTACAGCAGAGGATGAAATTATAATTCAGGGAGATTTTACTGATGACATAATTGATGTCATTCAGGAGAAGTGGCCTGAG GTGGATGACGATAGCATTGATGATCTGGGTGAAGTAAAAAAGTGA
- the denr gene encoding density-regulated protein isoform X3, producing the protein MATTEIELGSSDNKSEQGPSDSESKYPLKVLYCGVCSLPTEYCEYMPEPAKCRQWLEKNFPDVFARMTVANTPKQEPGTGDSPPVAEEEEKKKQKRGGRGQIKQKKKTVPQKVTIARIPRAKKKYVTRVCGLGTFDIDLKEAQRFFAQKFSCGASVTAEDEIIIQGDFTDDIIDVIQEKWPEVDDDSIDDLGEVKK; encoded by the exons ATGGCTACTACTGAGATAGAATTGGGTTCTTCGGATAATAAATCTGAGCAAGGGCCATCAGACTCGGAGTCAAAGTACCCActtaaagtgctttactgtgGAG TGTGCTCACTGCCTACAGAG TACTGTGAGTATATGCCTGAGCCAGCAAAATGTAGACAGTGGCTTGAGAAAAACTTTCCAGATGTATTTGCCAGGATGACAGTTG CAAATACCCCCAAGCAGGAACCGGGAACTGGAGATTCACCCCCGgtagctgaggaggaggagaaaaagaagcaaaaaagaG GTGGAAGAGGacagattaaacaaaaaaagaaaactgtacCTCAGAAAGTTACAATAGCTAGGATTCCTAGAGCTAAAAAGAAATATGTCACACGGGTTTGTGGATTGGGGACATTTG ACATTGACCTAAAGGAGGCGCAACGATTCTTTGCCCAGAAATTTTCTTGTGGTGCCTCAGTTACAGCAGAGGATGAAATTATAATTCAGGGAGATTTTACTGATGACATAATTGATGTCATTCAGGAGAAGTGGCCTGAG GTGGATGACGATAGCATTGATGATCTGGGTGAAGTAAAAAAGTGA